TATGGCGGATGTTCTTTTTGTGCCTTGAATTTTCATCAGGGAAGGGTAATTCAAAAAAGGAGCCAGGCATCAATATTAAATGAGGCAAAGAAGCTCACCTGGACACAGGGGTTTAAGGGCTATATACACGATGTCGGCGGTCCTACAGCTAACTTCAGGAATGTTGCCTGCGAAAAACAGGTTAAAAGCGGCATCTGCAAAGAGAAACAATGTCTACATCCTGAACCTTGTAAAAACCTGATAGTCGATCATTCTGAGTATCTGGAACTTTTACGTAAACTCAGGGCACTTCCTGATGTTAAGAAAGTATTTATCCGCTCAGGAATACGTTACGACTACCTAATGCTTGACAAAAATGACGACTTTTTTACTGAATTATGTGAGCATCATGTCAGCGGTCAGCTTAAAGTTGCACCGGAACATGTAGTGGACAGGGTTTTAGAGAAAATGGGAAAACCAAAAAGACAGCTATATGATCGATTTGTAAAGAAATTTTATGATATAAATGAAAAAATTCATAAGGAACAGTATCTCGTTCCATACTTGATTTCAAGCCATCCGGGGAGTGATCTTAATGCTGCCGTGGAATTGGCGGAATATCTAAAGCAGCAGGGATATATGCCTGAACAGGTTCAGGATTTTTATCCGACACCAGGAACACTTTCAACATGTATGTTCTATACAGGTTATGATGCAAGGAACATGAAGAAGGTATATGTGCCAAAAACACCGAAAGAAAAAGCCATGCAAAGAGCCCTGCTACAATACCGTAAAAAGGAAAATTACCATCTTGTAATAGAGGCGCTAAAGGAAGCACATAGGGAAGACCTTATCGGATTTGGCCCGAATTGTCTTGTAAAACCTTTAAGAGGCAAGCAGTATGGTAATACACCCAATAAAGGAAAAACAGCGGGTGAAGGCGGCAAGGGAAGAATTTCAAGAGGAGAAAATAAAGCGAATACTGGAAAAGGTGGAAAATCTACAAAGCAAACATTTAGGGAAAATAGTAACAAAAATAGAAAACAAAGTAGTAAGACAGCCTATACAAATGCTAAATCAAAATCGGGTGACATGAAAAATTTGACAAGAAAAAAACGATAAAATAAAATGTAATAGTTATAAAAAATACTTAGGAAAAAGGAAAGGAAGAAACCATGTCTGCCAAAGTTTTGAATGGAACTGAGCTTGCGGCAAAAGTCAAGTCTGAGCTAAAAGCAAAAATAGACAAATTGAAGTTAAAGGGTATAAATCCCGGACTTGCAGTTATTATTGTAGGCGATGACCCTGCGTCAAGGGTATATGTAAACCACAAAAAGAACGATTGTGCTGAAATCGGTATTAAATCATTTGAATACGCACTTCCTGCAAGTACCTCAGAAGAAGAATTACTGAGTTTAATAGAAACATTGAACAATGATGCTACTGTAAATGGTATACTTGTTCAGTTGCCGCTACCAAAGCACATAAATGAAGATAAGGTTATTGCAGCAATAAGCCCCGATAAGGATGCCGATTGTTTCCATCCTATGAATGTTGGAAAGCTCATGATTGGAAAACCTGAATTCCTACCATGCACTCCGGCTGGGGTTGTGGAATTGCTGGAAGAAAATAATATAGAAATATCAGGAAAGAACTGCGTTGTAGTTGGCAGGAGCAATATTGTGGGAAAGCCACAGGCGATTTTGCTTCTTGCCAAAAATGCAACCATAACCATATGCCACTCCAAAACTGCCAATATTCAGGAAGTCTGTAGAAGTGCAGATATTCTGATAGTTGCCATTGGGAAATCGGAGTTTATCAAACCCGAATTTGTAAAACCGGGTGCAATTGTTATTGATGTAGGCGTGTCAAGGGGAGCAGACGGAAAACTGGTTGGGGATGTTCAATTTGCGGAGGTTTCGGAAATAGCATCTGCAATTACAAAGGTAACAGGCGGAGTTGGCCCTATGACCAGAGCCATGTTGATGAAAAATACATATAAGGCAGCATTGTTACAAAACAGTCTATAATTTCCTTGGTCAATAATAACAAAAACTAAGGAATAGCGTTTGTACTTTTCATTCTTGACATAAAAATTAAATAAGTTTACAATTAAATTGATTATGGAGTAAGAGCCAGTTCGTATTGTAGAGTTATATTAATTGATTATTAAGCTATTTAGGCTAATATATATATGCAGGTTTGTTTTATTAATGTTAAAAAAGCTTCAGCTGGGATTATTGTAAAAATTCTGGTATTATGCGTAGTTTAAATGACATATTTAGTAAAACGTCTCATATGTTTGAGTTTTATACATTATTTGTATCGGTCATAGCCATATACCGCTTAGTTATTATTATATTTTGCTATTCTACAGTACATAGGCCTTTGATAGGTTCATTTCTGCTTTTATTCCAATATTAATATGGTTATTGCGAATTATGAAATTTGAGCTTTGAAAACTGAATAAGGAGGAGGTGTTTAAGATAATAGTTAATATTTTAATAGGATTGGCCTGCGGATTAATTATTGCAGTTATTGCTTCTAAAATATTTTATGATAGAGGATTTGAGGCCAGAAAAAAGCAGGCAGAAGCCCAAATAGGCAGTGCCGAGCAGGAGGCCCAAAGAATTGTTGGAGAGGCTTTTAAACAAGGCGAGAATAAGAAGAGGGAAGCACTTCTTGAGGCTAAAGAAGAAATTCATAAAAGCAGAGTAGAACTTGACAGGGATATCAAGGATAGACGAAATGAGTTTATGAGGCAGGAAAGAAGGCTCGTTCAGAAGGAAGAAACACTCGACAAGAAAGTAGAAGCACTTGAACAGAAAGATGAAGCTTTAAATAAAAAACTGAAGGATATTGAAGTTTTGCAAGAGCAGTCCGAAGAGCTTGTTAAAAAGCAAACTGAAGAGCTCGAAAGAATTGCCGGATTATCTGTAGAAGATGCTAAAGAATACTTGCTTCGTAACATTGAAAACGAAGTAAAACATGAGGCTGCGGCACTTATAAAGGAAATTGAGTCTAACGCCAAGCAGGAAGCAGACCGCAAGGCAAAGGATATATTGGCAACTGCAATTCAGAAGTGTGCTGCCGATCATGTATCTGAAGCTACTGTTTCTGTAGTACCTTTACCTAATGATGAGATGAAGGGAAGAATTATCGGTCGTGAGGGTAGAAATATAAGGACTCTTGAGACCTTGACAGGAATTGATTTGATTATTGATGATACACCGGAGGCTGTAATACTGTCTGGATTTGATCCTATACGAAGAGAGGTTGCCAGATTAACTCTTGAGAAGCTTATTCTTGATGGAAGAATTCACCCTGCAAGAATCGAAGAAATGGTTGAAAAAGCTAAAAAAGAGGTTGACAACACTATTCGTCAGGAAGGTGACAATGCAGCATTTGAAACAGGCGTGCACGGCTTGCATCCGGAACTTGTAAGGCTTTTGGGTAAACTTAAGTTCAGAACAAGTTACGGGCAGAATGTACTTAACCATTCCATAGAGGTATCTCACCTGGCAGGTATAATGGCTGCTGAACTTGGTGTTGATGTTCAACTGGCAAAAAGAGCAGGTTTGCTGCATGACATCGGGAAGGCTATTGACCATGAGGTGGAAGGTTCCCATGTTACTATTGGTGCCGATGTGGCTAAGAAGTACAAGGAAAGTGCTGATGTGGTAAATGCCATTCTTTCTCACCACGGTGATGTAGAGGCGACAAATGTAGTTTCAGTTCTTGTACAGGCTGCGGATTCTATTTCAGCTGCAAGACCAGGTGCGAGAAGAGAAACACTGGAATCCTACATCAAGCGTCTTGAGAAGCTTGAAGAGATTGCAAACTCCTTTGAGGGAGTTGAAAAGTGTTTTGCAATTCAGGCAGGAAGAGAAATCAGAATTATGGTTAAGCCTGATGTTGTAAATGACGCAGATATAGTTCTGAAGGCAAGAGAAATAGTCAAGAAGATTGAAGATGAGCTTGAATATCCCGGACAGATTAAAGTTACTCTGCTAAGGGAAACTAGAGCTATTGAATATGCAAAATAATTAATTAAAATAAAATAAAAAAGCGTGGATTCCACGCTTTTTTATTTTTAGCATGTATCCATTAAAGTGTTACTTTTTATTGATATATGTATTATAATTGTTATAGATTACGGCATTACGTACTTAAAAATGAATGTCTGTACATAATAATAATAGCTTAATTAAATTTTGGAGGCAAAGAATTGAAGATACTTTTTATTGGTGATATTTTTGGAAACCCGGGAAGAAAGGCTGTAAAAGAATTTGTACCACAGCTAAAAAAGGAACTGGGAATAGATTTTTGTATTGCCAACGGCGAAAACGCTGCTGCGGGAAGCGGCATAACCTATTTGATCGCTCAGGAGCTTTACAAGTCAGGTGTTGACTGTATTACACTGGGAAATCACACGTGGTCAAAGAAGGAAATTTTGAATTTTATAGACTCTGATGAAAATATTATTAGGCCGGCTAACTTGCCCGGAAATGTTCCGGGTAGAGGATACACCATACTGAAATCTAATGGTAAAGAACTGGCTGTATTAAATCTTATGGGAAGGGTATACATGGATAGCATTGACTGTCCGTTTCAGGTTGCAGACAGAGAATTACAAGAAATAAAATCAAAAACCAAGGCAGTTTTTGTAGATATGCATGCGGAAGCCACATCTGAAAAGTCTGCTCTTGCCTGGTATCTGGACGGAAGAATATGCTGTCTGGCAGGAACGCACACACATGTGCAAACTGCAGATGAGAGAATTTTGCCATGTGGTACTGCATTGATTTCCGACGTTGGAATGACAGGGCCTTATGACGGAGTAATTGGTGTCGACAAGGAATTGATAATTGAGAGATTTATTACCAGAATGCCTCAAAAATTCGATGTTGCTAAGGGACGGGTACAGTTTTGTGCTGTTCACTTAGAAGTTGATGAAAAAACCGGAAAATGTATTAAAATTGAGCGTATATTTAAAGTAGCAGATTCTTTAGACGGAAAATAATGGGGGCATGAATGATAGCAAGCAATGAAAAAATTACTTTGAAACAAAAGAAAGATTTAATATATATTCAGTTTCAAAACTTTAAAGAGTACGAGCATTTACTTACACACTGTTTTACTACAAGACTTGGAGGCGTGAGCCAGGGGGCGTTTTCTTCTTTAAACCTTAGCTTTAACAGGAATGACATCAGAGAAAATGTTAGCGAAAACTATAGGCGGCTGGCAGATGCAATTGGAGTTGATTACAATAAAATGGTTCTGTCGAACCAGATACATGATAACAAGATAAGATTAGTGGGTATTGAGGACGCAGGGAAAGGTCTGACTTTAGAAAGTGACATTATAGGTTTTGACGGCCTTTCAACAAATCAACCGGGTATACCGCTGGTAACATTTTATGCTGATTGTGTTCCGGTATTATTTCTTGATCCGGTAAAAAAAGCTATAACAGCAGTTCACTCCGGCTGGAAAAGTACGGTAAAAAATATATCGTACGAAGCATTAGTGTTTATGAAAAATACGTACGATAGCAATTATGAAGATATTATTGTGGCAATTGGGCCTTCCATATGTATGGATTGTTTTGAGGTAGGCAAGGAAGTATATGACGGATTCAAGGAAAAATTCAGCTGGTGTGATAAATATACGGAATATAGAAACGGAAAGTACTACATTGGTTTGCAAAGAATTATAAAGCATGTTTTGGTGGAGACAGGTGTTCCGGAGAAGAATATTCTAATAAGTGATGTTTGTACGAAATGCAATACTGACCTTTTTTTCTCCTATAGGGGGGATAAAGGGAAAACGGGTGGTTTGGCAGCTGTTATGATGCTTAAATAAAATAAATATGTATTTGATAAGATTATTTGTTGGAGAAAAACAATGACAAAATCCATGAGACTTATTTCTTTACTGATAATTACAGGGCTGATGCTTTCAGCATGTACTGTTAATCTTAATAAAAAATCTGCAAATCCGGTTGAGGATATTTATGAAGGTAAATATGATGTGTTGGACAAAGGCCCTGAAAAAGGCGGGTCAGTACGTTTGTTCAGTACACCTGTAGATACACTGAATCCAATTCTAACAAACAACCAGTATGTTCAGGATTTTTTGGGTTTGGTATTTGAGGGACTTTATAAATTAGATGAGAAGCAGCAGCCTGTGCCTGCTTTAGCTCAAAGTACAGTAACCTCGGCTGATGGGCTAAAAATAACAATAACTTTAAAAAATGGTGTTAAGTGGCACGACGGCGCTTCACTTCAAGCCGGAGATATTGTGTTTTCAATAAATAGTATAATGGATGCTAAGAACAGCAGCGTATATGCGGCTGGCTTACAAAATATTGCATCTGCGTCAGCAGGTAAAAATAACTCGGTTGTAATTACTTTGAAAAAACCTGATGCTTTGCTGTTATACAGCTTGACTTTCCCAATTATACCAATGCATTATTATAATAAAGAGAAACTAAGCGAAAAAAATTCAAAGAAAAATCTTGCACCTGTAGGTACTGGGCCTTATGCTTTTGTAGCATATAATGCAAAAACAGGGGTAAAACTAAAAGCCAACGATGATTGGTGGAACAAAGGTGATTCTGAGTTGACGACTCCATATATCCAATCTGTGGAGGTTAAAATATTTCAGAATACCGGAAAAGCAACTAATGCCTTTCAATCCAGAGACGTTGATGTCGTAACGGCTGATTACAATGAGTTTAAAAAATACATCGGTCGGACTGATATTTCACTTAAACGTTACCCCGGTAAAAACTATGAATTTTTATCGTTGAATATTACAAAAGGGCCAATGGCAAATAAGAGTTTGAGAAGTGCCGTAGCAGGCTTTATTGATAAGAAAAAGCTTATTGATGCTGCCGCATATGGCATAGCTGTACCGGCTGAATTACCCATTATACCTAACTCATGGATAAACCAGCTGGTAAATATTGAACAGTATTCGGATTTAAAAAAGGCAAAACAGCTTATGACACAAAACGGATATGTTCTCTCGCGTAATAAATATGTAAGCAAAACAAACAGTAAAGCCTTTTCATTAAAGCTAATTGTTAATCAGGAAAATGTATTAAGAGTAAATACTGCTAATGCTTTAGCCGCTCAGCTGGCTAAAAATGGAATAACTGTAGAGGTTGAAAAGCTTACTTGGGAGAATGTGCAGAACAGAATAAAATCCGGTGCATATGATATGGCTTTACTGGGATATAAAATTTCAACAAAACCGGATTTGTCTTTTGCTTACTCTACGGAAAATATAAAGACAGGGCTTAATACTGCAAAATACAGCAATCCTGCAGTCGATGGGTATCTACAACAGATTTTAACCCAACCTGACGGTGAAAAACAAAAAAGTTTATATACGAACTTTTTAAAAACTGTTTTAGACGAAAGGCCATACATAGGCTTGTATTTTATCAATGAGGGAGTAATGTGCAGTAAAAACATAAAAGGAGCTGTAAATCCAAATGTATGGAGCAGCTATAATGATTTTTCACAGTGGTATGTACCGCAATAATTATATATTTAAAGAATGAATGGAGGACAAATATGCTTTGGGCGTTGATTATTATAGTGGGTTTTGCAATGGACAGACTAACAAAGGTTTGGGTTTTGGATAAAATCGCAGGTAACCCCGTAACCGTAATAAAAGATTTTTTTTACTTGAGGCATCTTGAAAACGAGGGCGCTGCTTTCAGTATTTTGCAGGGTAAAACTATTTTTCTTATTTTAATGGTATCCATAGTATCTTTGGCCATGTTATACTTTCTCATAAAGCATAAGCATAAGTTTTTGCGTCTTTCCTTGTCACTTATCCTGGGAGGTGCTTTGGGAAATCTGTACGATAGGATTTTCAGCGGTGGAAGCGTGGTGGATTTTCTGGAATTTCATTTTGGGTCATACGTTTTTCCAACCTTTAATGTTGCGGATATATTAGTTGTAGTAGGAACAATTCTTCTTGCGATATATATATTGTTCTTGTACAAGGAAGAAAAGCCTGAAACTACTAAACCAGAAAAAATTCAGAATGAAACAAAATAAAATAAATCATACATGTTCACGGAGGTTGCTTTGAAAGAATTTATTTTGGAATGTGATACAGACGGAGTAAGAATTGATTCATGGCTTGCGGTTAATCTGGAAGATTATTCAAGATCCTATATCCAGAAGCTCTGTCTGGATGGTAATATATGGGTAAACGAAGTGCAGGTAAAGTCAAATTATAAGGTGAAGCCGGGTGACAGTATAAAAGTGAATGTTCCTGACGCCGAAATTCTTGACGTAGAGCCGGAAGATATCCCTCTTGATATTGTATATGAGGACAAGCATATAATAGTTATAAACAAGCCTAAGGGAATGGTAGTGCACCCTGCTGTCGGAAACTACACGGGAACCTTGGTTAATGCCTTAATGAAACACTGCGGGGATAGTTTGTCAGACATAAACGGTGTTATAAGACCCGGAATTGTGCATAGAATTGACAAGGATACATCCGGACTGCTTGTGGTCGCTAAAAGCAACATTGCACACGAAAGACTCTCTGAGAAACTTAAAACTCATGACATAAAAAGGGAATACATTGCACTTGTTGACGGTATTATATATGAAAACAGCGGTAAGATTGATGCACCTATCGGAAGACATCCTGTTGAACGAAAGAAGATGTGTGTTAATACTGAAAACGGAAGAAATGCTATTACCCATTTCAAGGTACTGGAGAGATTCCCAAATACTACCTACCTTGAATTAAAACTTGAAACCGGAAGAACTCATCAGATAAGAGTGCATATGGCCTATATAAACCACCCTATTATTGGGGATATGGTCTATGGAAGGAGAAAGCAAAAGTATAAAACAAAGGGGCAGGTACTTCATGCATGGAAACTTTCATTCCAACATCCTGTAACAGGTGAAGAGATGAAGTTTGAAACAGCTGTACCTGAATATTTTCAAAGTATTTTAAGTCAATTGAGAGAAAATCTATAGACAAGCAGTTATTGTTATGGTATTATTTCATTTAAAAAGAGAGTTACCTTTAAATTAGTCCAGAGAGGCTATAAGGTGAGATATTAAAATATACTTGCATTTATGTATAATCATCAAAGTATGGTTGTATTTGTATATGTTAAGCTTCTTGCCTTAGGCAGGAAGCTTTTTTAGTATGTAGGCAAAATCGGCGAATCAATTGCATGTAAAAGTTTATATTAAAATATATGCTGTAAAAATGAGAGGAGACGACCTTATGGGACATACCGAGTTAATGGATGAAAACGCAATAGCAAGAGCTATAACAAGAATTTCCCACGAAATTATTGAAAAAAATAAGGGAGTGGAAAATCTGGTATTGATAGGAATTCAGAGAAGAGGAGTTCCTCTTGCAGCCAGAATAGCAAATAAAATAAAAGATGTTGAAGGCAGGGAAATTCCGGTAGGAATTCTAGACATTACACTATATCGTGATGATCTTAGCCTCTTAAATGAACATCCCGTTATAAACGGTACAGAAATAAACTTTGATATTGCAGGAAAGAAACTGGTCCTTGTCGATGACGTAATTTATACGGGAAGAACAGTAAGAGCAGCTATAGATGCTCTAATGGACATTAACAGACCCCAAATGATTCAGCTTGCGGTGCTTATTGACAGGGGACACAGAGAACTTCCCATAAGGGCTGACTATGTAGGAAAGAACGTGCCTACATCAAGAAGTGAGATAGTACACGTTAATGTTTTTGAAATTGACGGTTTAAATAATGTTACTATAACGGGTAAGGAATAGGAGAAAAAGAAATATGAACTTGAAATCCAAAGATTTACTGGGACTGAGGGATATTTCGGCAGAAGAAATTGAGTATATTCTAAATACCGCCAAAACAATGAAATGTATTGTTACATCAAACAACAAAAAAACAGCGCATCTTCAGGGAAAATCAATCATTACACTATTCTACGAAAACAGTACAAGAACAAGACTATCATTTGAACTGGCTTCCAAGTATATGGGAGCCAGCGCCGCAAATATATCCGCATCAAGCAGCAGCGTTCAAAAGGGCGAAACATTAATAGACACAGGAAAAACAATTGACGATATGGGTTCGGATATAATAATAATGAGACATCCAATGTCCGGGGCACCTCATCTTCTTGCTAAAAACGTAAAATCCTCAATAATAAATGCCGGGGATGGTATGAATGAACATCCCACACAGGCTTTACTTGACATGTTTACAATACAGGAGAAAAAGGGTACATTAAAGGGCCTGAAGGTGGCCATTATAGGAGACATACTTCACAGCAGAGTTGCCAGAAGTAATATATGGGGGCTGACAAAAATGGGTGCGGAGGTTAATGTATCCGGGCCTGCTACGCTGATGCCCCCTGAGATTGAAAAAATGGGTGTAAATGTTTTCAGTACGGTTCAGGAAGCAATGCTGGATGCTGATGTTGTCATGGGTCTGAGAATTCAGTTGGAGCGTCAGAAGAAGGGGTTGTTCCCCACAATAAGAGAATACGCAAGGTTTTTCGGAGTTGACGATAAAAGGTTAAAACTTGCCAAGGAGGATGCAATAGTGCTTCATCCCGGCCCTGTAAACAGAGGGGTTGAGCTTTCTACCTCAGTCACTGACGGAGAACAGTCTTTCATAAACGAACAGGTAACTAATGGAGTTGCAGTGAGAATGGCACTGCTATATCTTTTAACAAGGAGGGGAACCGTAAATGAAGTTACTAATTAAAAACGGACATGTTCTGGACGTAAAAACCAGTTTGGACAGTGTTGCAGACATATTGGTAGTGGATGGAATTATCCATGATATAGGAAGCGAAATAGATGAAACCGGTTGTGAAGTAATTGATGCTAATGGCTTGTATGTAATTCCGGGTCTTGTAGATGCTCATTGTCACCTGAGAGACCCCGGATATGAGTATAAGGAAGATATAGAGACAGGAACGAGAAGTGCGGCTAAAGGCGGTTTTACCTCAGTTGCGTGCATGCCAAATACCAACCCGGTACTGGACAACGAAGCAATGGTAAAGTATGTAATAAATAAAGCGAAAATTGATGGTATTGTAAATGTATTTCCTATTGGAGCAGTGTCAAAAGGGCTAAAGGGAGAGGAACTAAGTGAAATCGGGGAGCTCAAATTTGCAGGTGCGGTTGCACTTTCAGATGACGGCAGACCTGTCGGTAACTCCTCATTAATGAAAAAGGCAATGCAATATGCCTCAATGTTTGATATAACAATTATTTCACACTGTGAAGACCTTGACCTTGTAGACGAAGGGCTTATGAATGAAGGCTTCCAGTCATCAATTCTCGGATTGAAAGGCAATCCTGCTCCCGCTGAAGAAGTAATGATTGCAAGAGATTTGATACTGGCGGAATATACAAAGGCAACAATTCACATAGCTCATGTAAGTACAGAGCTGGGAGTTGATTTAATAAGGAATGCTAAAAAAAGAGGTGTAAGAGTTACTGCTGAAACATGTCCCCATTATTTTACACTCACTGATAATGCGTGTGAAGGTTTTAATACAAATGCAAAGGTAAATCCTCCGTTAAGGACGCAAAAGGATGTGGATGCAATAATTCAAGGCTTAAAAGACGGCACCATAGATATTATATCAACAGACCACGCACCTCATCATATTGACGAGAAAAATGTAGAATTCAAAATTGCCGCAAATGGAATGGTTGGCTTTGAAACAGCTTTTCCTCTGGCAATTACCTATCTGGTCAAACCCGGACATATGACACTTAAAGAACTTGTATATAAAATGAGTTTTAATCCATCACAAATGCTGGGACTTAATAAAGGTACCATTGAAGTCGGCAAACTGGCTGATCTCATGATTTTTGATATAAATGAACAATATAAGGTAGATATCACTAAATTCGAATCAAAAGGCAGAAATTCACCGTTTAACGGGTTTTCACTATACGGTCAGCCTCAGTATACCATTGTAGGCGGAAGCCCTGTGGTCAGAAAAAAGGTACTGTTGTAAAAATTATTATGCATTGGGTAATAATTTGTATATTGCCCGGAAATGGAGATAAAAATGTTTATTGACAGACTTATTGAGAGTATTCAGGAAAAGAATAATCCGACTGTTGTAGGGTTGGATCCAAAGATTGAATATGTGCCGGCTTTTATTAAAGACAAAGCCTTTAAAGAATATGGTAAAAATTTAAAGGGAGCTTCTGAAGCTATTCTAAGCTTTAATAAAATGATAATTGATTCAATATACGATGAGGTTCCAGCAGTTAAACCACAGCTTGCTTACTACGAAATGTATGGAATCGATGGATTAATTGCTTTCGAGGAAACCTGTAAATATGCAAAGGGCAAGGGCTTGATTGTTATTGCAGACGGAAAGAGAAATGATATTGGAACAACTGCCGAGGCTTATTCAAAGAGTTTTCTTGGTGAAACGGAAATAGACGATGGAGTAAAGCAAAAGGTTTTCGATGTAGATGCACTTACGGTAAGTCCGTATCTGGGAATTGACGGAATTAAACCTTTTATTCAGGACTGTATAAACTTTGACAAGGGAATATTCGTACTGGTAAAGACATCCAATA
This region of Clostridium sp. BNL1100 genomic DNA includes:
- a CDS encoding RluA family pseudouridine synthase, with translation MKEFILECDTDGVRIDSWLAVNLEDYSRSYIQKLCLDGNIWVNEVQVKSNYKVKPGDSIKVNVPDAEILDVEPEDIPLDIVYEDKHIIVINKPKGMVVHPAVGNYTGTLVNALMKHCGDSLSDINGVIRPGIVHRIDKDTSGLLVVAKSNIAHERLSEKLKTHDIKREYIALVDGIIYENSGKIDAPIGRHPVERKKMCVNTENGRNAITHFKVLERFPNTTYLELKLETGRTHQIRVHMAYINHPIIGDMVYGRRKQKYKTKGQVLHAWKLSFQHPVTGEEMKFETAVPEYFQSILSQLRENL
- the pyrR gene encoding bifunctional pyr operon transcriptional regulator/uracil phosphoribosyltransferase PyrR — translated: MGHTELMDENAIARAITRISHEIIEKNKGVENLVLIGIQRRGVPLAARIANKIKDVEGREIPVGILDITLYRDDLSLLNEHPVINGTEINFDIAGKKLVLVDDVIYTGRTVRAAIDALMDINRPQMIQLAVLIDRGHRELPIRADYVGKNVPTSRSEIVHVNVFEIDGLNNVTITGKE
- a CDS encoding aspartate carbamoyltransferase catalytic subunit yields the protein MNLKSKDLLGLRDISAEEIEYILNTAKTMKCIVTSNNKKTAHLQGKSIITLFYENSTRTRLSFELASKYMGASAANISASSSSVQKGETLIDTGKTIDDMGSDIIIMRHPMSGAPHLLAKNVKSSIINAGDGMNEHPTQALLDMFTIQEKKGTLKGLKVAIIGDILHSRVARSNIWGLTKMGAEVNVSGPATLMPPEIEKMGVNVFSTVQEAMLDADVVMGLRIQLERQKKGLFPTIREYARFFGVDDKRLKLAKEDAIVLHPGPVNRGVELSTSVTDGEQSFINEQVTNGVAVRMALLYLLTRRGTVNEVTN
- a CDS encoding dihydroorotase; this translates as MKLLIKNGHVLDVKTSLDSVADILVVDGIIHDIGSEIDETGCEVIDANGLYVIPGLVDAHCHLRDPGYEYKEDIETGTRSAAKGGFTSVACMPNTNPVLDNEAMVKYVINKAKIDGIVNVFPIGAVSKGLKGEELSEIGELKFAGAVALSDDGRPVGNSSLMKKAMQYASMFDITIISHCEDLDLVDEGLMNEGFQSSILGLKGNPAPAEEVMIARDLILAEYTKATIHIAHVSTELGVDLIRNAKKRGVRVTAETCPHYFTLTDNACEGFNTNAKVNPPLRTQKDVDAIIQGLKDGTIDIISTDHAPHHIDEKNVEFKIAANGMVGFETAFPLAITYLVKPGHMTLKELVYKMSFNPSQMLGLNKGTIEVGKLADLMIFDINEQYKVDITKFESKGRNSPFNGFSLYGQPQYTIVGGSPVVRKKVLL
- the pyrF gene encoding orotidine-5'-phosphate decarboxylase, translating into MFIDRLIESIQEKNNPTVVGLDPKIEYVPAFIKDKAFKEYGKNLKGASEAILSFNKMIIDSIYDEVPAVKPQLAYYEMYGIDGLIAFEETCKYAKGKGLIVIADGKRNDIGTTAEAYSKSFLGETEIDDGVKQKVFDVDALTVSPYLGIDGIKPFIQDCINFDKGIFVLVKTSNKSSGQLQDLVTEQCKSIYEVMAGYVHEWGKPLMGKYGYSSVGAVVGATYPNQAKLLRSIMKNAYILVPGYGAQGGTARDCANSFNRDGLGAIVNASRSVICAYKSETWKNEYTEEKFAEAARAEVLRMKEDLNAALGR